The Acidobacteriota bacterium genome includes a window with the following:
- a CDS encoding universal stress protein, with the protein MKVIIATDGTKYGDAAGEMAAKFNLGEGDSVTVISVVDMAVPLVTDIYGGYLPDTSELEKYAKDNAAAVVETTKTKLAAAFDGKKVDISGEVLFGSPGSRIVETAEQIGADLIIIGSHGYRRWERILLGSVSSSVVHHAPCSVLVVRLPAE; encoded by the coding sequence ATGAAAGTAATCATAGCCACAGACGGCACAAAATACGGCGACGCGGCTGGCGAGATGGCCGCTAAATTTAACCTCGGCGAAGGCGATTCGGTCACAGTGATCAGCGTTGTTGATATGGCAGTACCGCTGGTCACCGATATCTACGGCGGTTATTTACCTGATACGAGCGAACTCGAAAAATATGCAAAGGACAACGCAGCCGCGGTTGTCGAGACCACTAAAACGAAACTCGCGGCGGCTTTTGATGGCAAAAAGGTCGATATTTCCGGCGAGGTTCTGTTCGGATCGCCGGGAAGCCGTATCGTTGAGACCGCTGAGCAGATCGGTGCTGACCTTATAATCATTGGCTCGCACGGCTACAGGCGATGGGAGCGCATCCTGCTTGGGTCAGTTTCTAGTTCGGTGGTTCATCACGCGCCTTGTTCGGTCCTGGTTGTTAGACTGCCTGCCGAATGA
- a CDS encoding MarR family transcriptional regulator: MIELWRQDGMKQIELAEQLNVKAPTLSNMIRGLEKINLVRTKKHSKDGRAMTVHLTARGKTIREDVEKSWIEVEAECVAGLSVSDRFVLFEVLKKLRGTYTGQKVEEED; this comes from the coding sequence ATGATCGAATTGTGGCGCCAGGACGGCATGAAACAGATCGAACTCGCAGAGCAGTTGAACGTAAAAGCTCCAACGCTTAGCAACATGATCCGCGGCTTGGAAAAAATAAATCTGGTTCGTACCAAAAAACATTCTAAGGACGGCCGGGCGATGACCGTACACCTTACCGCCCGCGGTAAGACGATCCGCGAAGATGTAGAAAAAAGTTGGATAGAAGTCGAAGCTGAATGCGTCGCGGGCCTTTCGGTGAGCGATCGCTTCGTACTATTTGAGGTATTAAAAAAGCTTCGCGGAACGTACACCGGCCAAAAAGTCGAAGAGGAAGATTAA